A section of the Carya illinoinensis cultivar Pawnee chromosome 12, C.illinoinensisPawnee_v1, whole genome shotgun sequence genome encodes:
- the LOC122289658 gene encoding uncharacterized protein LOC122289658, translating into MMQRWCAKLRTLAPQSSHTLSSLSTSTSRRLIHSSTQLHQPFHFAASRCRFRHPNASSTIHYSIVLQPHFVSPPVSLSVIQVRHVSSRERKKRRKPMTPVTSKIKKTKMKFYSSYKSRFRTMSDGNIRRWKEGKRHNAHLKSKKSKRRLRQPAIVPVAYAKVMKKLNFCG; encoded by the exons ATGATGCAGAGATGGTGTGCGAAGCTTCGGACTCTGGCCCCTCAGTCGTCCCACACTCTTTCGTCTCTCTCTACTTCTACTTCACGTCGCCTTATTCACTCTTCCACACAGCTCCATCAACCCTTCCATTTTGCTGCCAGTAGATGCCGCTTCAGGCACCCCAATGCATCTTCTACGATCCATTATTCGATAGTTTTGCAGCCCCACTTTGTGTCTCCCCCAGTTTCTCTATCT GTAATTCAAGTTCGGCATGTCTCTTCCCGAGAGCGGAAGAAGAGGAGAAAGCCAATGACACCGGTCACGTCTAAgataaagaaaactaaaatgaagtTCTATTC GTCTTACAAGTCCAGGTTCAGGACAATGAGTGATGGCAATATCAGGCGCTGGAAGGAGGGAAAGCGGCACAATGCACATTTGAAG TCAAAGAAGTCAAAACGCAGACTCAGGCAACCTGCCATCGTCCCTGTAGCTTATGCCAAAGTGATGAAGAAGCTGAATTTTTGTGGTTAA